In Rutidosis leptorrhynchoides isolate AG116_Rl617_1_P2 chromosome 2, CSIRO_AGI_Rlap_v1, whole genome shotgun sequence, one genomic interval encodes:
- the LOC139889986 gene encoding uncharacterized protein: MVQSSNVVVPAWPKVVWGNNVPSKVMIFHWLALKNSIPVKEVLARRNILPPNQSSLCFWCLSHVESIDHLPLHCKWSSAIWADLFRWCNIRWILPRYLVDFSFDWYYGMGIKASKYWKMIGPATI; the protein is encoded by the coding sequence ATGGTTCAATCGAGCAATGTGGTTGTTCCCGCGTGGCCAAAAGTTGTATGGGGTAATAATGTTCCTTCAAAAGTTATGATCTTTCATTGGCTCGCGTTAAAAAATAGTATTCCCGTTAAAGAAGTTTTGGCAAGAAGAAATATTTTGCCTCCTAATCAATCCTCTTTATGTTTTTGGTGTTTGTCTCATGTTGAATCCATTGATCACTTGCCTCTTCATTGCAAGTGGTCTTCGGCTATTTGGGCGGATCTTTTTCGATGGTGCAATATCCGATGGATACTTCCAAGATACTTGGTTGATTTCTCGTTCGATTGGTACTATGGAATGGGGATAAAAGCTTCAAAGTATTGGAAAATGATTGGTCCCGCGACTATTTGA